The nucleotide window TGCTTTTCTGAAGCGACCAGCCGTCATTTTGTTCGATGAACCCACCGTAGGACTCGATCTGCACACCGAGCGGATACTGCAACAATCCATTACGTCATTAGCCAAAACGGCAACGATGATTACAGTGGCTCACCGTTTATATACGATTCAACATGCGGACAACATTTTATTTATGGACAATGGGGTGTTGGTGGATTCAGGACATCATAACGAACTTCTTGCACGCTTGCCGCAGTATGCCGAGATGGTGGATGTACAACGGAAAGGAGGGTTAGCATGAATGAGCTGACGATTCTGTCAAAAGCGATGATTCAGGAGCGCAAGGATATCTTGCTTTCGATATTGGGCGGATTTATCGCCGGCATAGCAGGGGTAGCTCTCTTTTCCGCGAGTGGTTATATGATATCTCAAACGGTATTTGCGCCACCGCTATACACCTTAATTGTACTCACCTCGATGGTCAAACTATTAGGTTTCCTTCGAGCGGCGAGCCGCTACGGAGAACGCTTGTATTCGCACAGGGCAACATTCTCCATGCTGAGCCGTTTACGGACGTCCTTTTTTGCCAAACTGATCCCGGTAACGCCAGGTATATTGAACAAAAACCGAAGCGGGGATCTGCTTGCGCGGATTGTGGGTGATGTGGAAAGCTTGCAAAATTACTTTTTGCGGGTCGCGTATCCACCCATCATGGTCGTTATGGTGTTTTTGGCTACCATGCTGTTCACGTCGGCCTTTTCGATCTGGATTGCGTGCTTGTTAGTACTAGGTATGCTGATCACGGCATTCGTTGTACCAGGTATTGTCTTGTTAGGTCAGCGAAAAATACACGGACGTGTTCGTCAGCAACGGGCCTTGCTGTCCACGGAAGTAACCGAAGTGTTGTATGGTTTCCGTGATCTGAAAGTATACGGCCAATTGGAACAACGTGAGCAACAGCTTCAGCAGGCTTCCGCTACATTGGCAACAGAACAGAAACAAGCCGCTTCCCACTTGCTGCGCGGACAATCCATGCACGTTTTTGTAACATATCTCGTTACATGGGGTGTGCTGGCACTAAGTGCCTTCTTAATTGTGAACGGAGCTTTTGGCGGTGTATTCCTCGCCATGCTGATCCTTGCCACACAGACCGTGTTCGAAGAAGCTGCGGCAATGGCTATATTACCTTTGTATAAGCAGGATAGTGAACACGCTGCTCAGCGACTGTCGGAAACGGTGCCGACCTCCGATGTGCAACCTGTACAGGCAAGCGGTGAAGTATCAGCCGATCATGCGGTTTCGATC belongs to Paenibacillus sp. FSL H8-0079 and includes:
- the cydC gene encoding thiol reductant ABC exporter subunit CydC yields the protein MNELTILSKAMIQERKDILLSILGGFIAGIAGVALFSASGYMISQTVFAPPLYTLIVLTSMVKLLGFLRAASRYGERLYSHRATFSMLSRLRTSFFAKLIPVTPGILNKNRSGDLLARIVGDVESLQNYFLRVAYPPIMVVMVFLATMLFTSAFSIWIACLLVLGMLITAFVVPGIVLLGQRKIHGRVRQQRALLSTEVTEVLYGFRDLKVYGQLEQREQQLQQASATLATEQKQAASHLLRGQSMHVFVTYLVTWGVLALSAFLIVNGAFGGVFLAMLILATQTVFEEAAAMAILPLYKQDSEHAAQRLSETVPTSDVQPVQASGEVSADHAVSIELSRINFQYEGEWRPALRELSLKLEAGSKTAIVGPSGSGKSTILDLLLKLRTPTSGDIRLNDVPVKELNEESIWQRTNVVLQQSHFFRGTIRDNLLLNGEGLSDKQLSAVLDKVQLPNKALTDMVYEKGENLSDGEKQRLALARAMLRKGRLWLLDEPTSSLDYVTEKHVLQHLIAQASEDTFLLICHRLTGLEEMDRIVVMDQGKIVESGSFCELMEQKGYFYEMKQIERQMIGDVGA